A genomic segment from Cyanobium sp. NIES-981 encodes:
- a CDS encoding GspE/PulE family protein has product MPQTPSRPVPEALSREQQRLEAELLLGKPVLSEDQLLRQRVDDPVLKADEWRELGACPVANHGDELVVAVPIHFGAESRQAVARTLESRGTSPKLVLALAADIAAAQERIGAGPTRQGQARSLTRDLDIPTADGELQEISDLEDLEVSEAEASSSANASPIVSLVDRILIEALTTGASDIHIEPQDSSMTIRFRIDGVLQQHFEVLPKSLVPAVTSRVKIMADLDIAERRMPQDGRIRRMFRGRKMDFRVSTLPTRNGEKVVLRLLDSGDTQLGLDSLITDPGARQSLRELGARPYGMILVTGPTGSGKSTTLYALLSERNDQHINISTVEDPIEYTIAGITQTQVNREKGLDFSTALRAFMRQDPDVLLVGETRDLETAKTAIEAALTGHLVMTTLHCNDAASAIARLDEMGVEPFMVSASLLGIVSQRLLRRVCLHCRISYRPSPEELSRFGLLSSMETDVTFFRARSSKPGHGDYCSACNGSGYKGRVGVYEVLRMNDTMAAAIAKRQTTDVIRRLALESGMKTLLGYGLQLVREGLTTLTEVERMLLTDSGLESERRSKALNSLTCTGCGAGLHDDWLQCPYCLTER; this is encoded by the coding sequence ATGCCCCAGACCCCCTCCAGACCCGTCCCTGAAGCGCTCAGCCGCGAGCAGCAGCGTCTCGAGGCGGAGTTGCTGCTGGGGAAGCCCGTGCTGAGCGAGGACCAGCTGCTCCGGCAGCGGGTCGACGACCCGGTGCTCAAAGCCGACGAGTGGCGCGAGCTCGGCGCCTGTCCGGTGGCCAACCATGGGGACGAGCTGGTGGTGGCGGTGCCGATCCACTTCGGGGCCGAATCCCGCCAGGCCGTGGCCCGCACACTCGAATCGAGGGGGACGAGCCCGAAGCTGGTGCTGGCCCTGGCGGCTGACATCGCGGCAGCCCAGGAGCGGATCGGTGCGGGCCCCACGCGGCAGGGCCAGGCCCGCTCCCTCACCAGGGACCTCGACATCCCGACGGCCGACGGGGAACTGCAGGAGATCAGCGACCTTGAGGATCTGGAGGTCAGCGAAGCCGAGGCGAGTTCAAGCGCCAACGCCTCACCGATCGTGAGCCTGGTGGACAGGATTCTGATCGAGGCCCTCACCACCGGTGCGAGCGACATCCACATCGAACCGCAGGACAGCAGCATGACGATCCGCTTCAGGATCGACGGTGTGCTGCAGCAACACTTCGAAGTCCTGCCGAAAAGCCTGGTACCGGCGGTCACATCGCGGGTCAAGATCATGGCCGATCTTGACATCGCTGAACGCAGGATGCCCCAGGACGGGCGCATCCGACGGATGTTCCGGGGGCGGAAGATGGATTTCCGCGTCAGCACGCTCCCGACCCGCAATGGCGAGAAAGTCGTGCTGCGCCTGCTCGACAGCGGCGACACCCAGCTTGGCCTCGACTCTTTGATCACAGACCCAGGGGCCCGGCAGAGCCTGCGGGAACTGGGGGCGCGTCCCTACGGCATGATCCTGGTGACCGGACCGACCGGCTCGGGTAAGTCCACCACCTTGTACGCCCTGCTGTCGGAACGCAACGACCAGCACATCAACATCTCCACGGTGGAGGACCCGATTGAATACACCATCGCGGGAATCACCCAGACCCAGGTGAACCGGGAGAAGGGTCTGGACTTCTCCACGGCCCTGCGCGCTTTCATGCGGCAGGATCCTGATGTGCTCCTGGTGGGTGAGACCCGCGACCTCGAGACCGCCAAGACGGCCATCGAAGCAGCCCTCACCGGCCACCTGGTGATGACCACCCTGCACTGCAACGACGCGGCCAGTGCGATCGCCCGTCTCGATGAGATGGGTGTGGAGCCGTTCATGGTGAGTGCCTCCCTGCTCGGAATCGTGTCCCAGCGGCTGCTGCGGCGGGTCTGCCTTCATTGCCGGATCAGTTATCGCCCCAGCCCGGAAGAGTTGAGCCGCTTCGGATTGCTCAGCAGCATGGAAACCGATGTGACCTTCTTCCGCGCCAGAAGCAGCAAGCCCGGCCATGGAGACTACTGTTCAGCCTGCAATGGCAGCGGCTACAAGGGACGGGTTGGCGTGTACGAAGTGCTGCGGATGAATGACACCATGGCAGCGGCGATCGCGAAGCGCCAGACCACCGATGTGATCCGCCGCCTGGCCCTGGAGAGCGGCATGAAAACCCTGCTCGGCTACGGCCTTCAACTGGTCAGGGAGGGGCTCACGACCCTGACGGAAGTGGAGCGCATGCTTCTCACGGACTCAGGCCTGGAAAGTGAGCGCCGTTCCAAGGCGCTGAACTCGCTCACCTGCACCGGCTGCGGAGCAGGGCTGCATGACGACTGGCTGCAGTGCCCCTATTGCCTCACCGAGCGCTGA
- a CDS encoding type IV pilus twitching motility protein PilT, giving the protein MAVIIEDLMNQLVADGGSDLHLSAGLPPYGRFNDQLRPILDDRLEEEACNRLIFSLLNNAQRKQLEQNWELDCSYGLKGVARFRVNVYRQRGTYAACLRALGNDIPTLDALHLPPIVEEISRSPKGLVLVTGPTGSGKTTTLAAVLDHINHTRSEHILTIEDPIEFTYRSDKSVIHQRQLNDDTRSFANALRAALREDPDVILVGELRDLETIQLAITAAETGHLVFATLHTSSAAQTVDRMVDVFPAGQQTQIRVQLSTSLVAVFAQTLCKRHNPVPGEYGRVMAQEIMINTPAIANLIREGKTAQLYSQMQMGGQMSMQTLEKSLADLVMSNQILMDEALTKTGKPEELKRLLNQLN; this is encoded by the coding sequence ATGGCCGTCATTATTGAAGATCTGATGAACCAGCTGGTTGCCGACGGCGGCAGTGATCTTCATCTCAGCGCTGGTCTTCCCCCCTATGGCCGCTTCAATGACCAGCTGCGGCCCATCCTCGACGACAGACTGGAAGAGGAAGCCTGCAACAGGCTGATCTTCTCGCTGCTGAACAATGCTCAACGCAAGCAGCTGGAGCAGAACTGGGAGCTGGACTGTTCCTACGGGCTCAAGGGAGTTGCGCGGTTCAGGGTCAATGTCTACCGCCAGCGTGGCACCTATGCAGCCTGTCTACGGGCCCTTGGCAATGATATTCCAACCCTGGACGCCCTTCACCTTCCACCGATTGTGGAGGAAATCAGCCGCTCTCCCAAGGGTTTGGTTTTGGTAACCGGCCCTACTGGGTCAGGGAAAACCACCACACTTGCGGCTGTGCTCGATCATATCAATCACACCCGTTCCGAGCATATTCTCACCATTGAAGACCCGATTGAATTCACCTACCGCTCCGATAAGAGCGTGATCCATCAGCGTCAACTCAATGACGACACACGCAGCTTTGCCAATGCCTTGCGCGCCGCCCTGCGGGAAGATCCTGATGTGATTCTGGTGGGTGAGCTCCGGGATCTTGAAACCATCCAGCTGGCCATCACAGCAGCGGAAACAGGCCACCTCGTGTTCGCCACCCTGCACACCAGCTCCGCCGCCCAGACGGTGGACCGGATGGTGGATGTATTTCCGGCTGGTCAGCAGACCCAGATCCGGGTACAACTGAGCACGAGCCTCGTGGCTGTGTTCGCCCAGACGCTCTGCAAACGTCACAATCCCGTTCCCGGAGAGTACGGTCGCGTGATGGCGCAGGAGATCATGATCAACACCCCTGCCATCGCCAACCTGATCCGGGAAGGTAAGACGGCCCAGCTTTACTCCCAGATGCAGATGGGCGGCCAGATGTCGATGCAGACCCTGGAGAAATCCCTTGCTGACCTGGTCATGAGCAACCAGATTCTCATGGATGAAGCTCTCACCAAGACAGGCAAACCCGAAGAGCTCAAGCGCCTGCTGAACCAGCTCAACTGA
- a CDS encoding type II secretion system F family protein produces the protein MPTFTASYLNNGKESSVNVDAPDLLQAKRTLRLRGIRVTEIKVQSIGSASSRKAQTQLREKLRASSLFSRFEARPGVKAKAVFASKLAALVNAGVPIVRSIDLMASQQKKPLFKRALESVSLELNQGVSFGDAMRRWPKVFDRLTIAMVEAGEAGGVLDETLRRLAKLLEANARLQNQIRGAMAYPLAVFTIAILVFLGMTIFIIPTFAKIFEDLGADLPWFTQMMVDLSALLRSPFSLVLAAALVVLAIVAIKFYQTPVGRRRIDALALKLPLFGELIQKTATAQFSRTFSSLTRAGVPILQALDVVRDITSNAIISDAIQSSRDDLIQGIPLSIALGRKRVLPEMAVSMLSIGEETGEMDAMLSKVADFYEDEVETAVKALTSLLEPMMIILVGGIVGAILIAMYLPMFSIFDQIK, from the coding sequence ATGCCCACCTTCACCGCCAGCTACCTCAACAACGGCAAGGAAAGCTCCGTCAACGTGGATGCTCCCGATCTCTTGCAGGCCAAGCGCACCTTGCGCCTGCGGGGCATCCGGGTCACGGAGATCAAGGTCCAGAGCATCGGTTCGGCCAGCAGCCGCAAAGCCCAGACCCAGCTGCGGGAGAAGCTGAGGGCCTCCAGCTTGTTCAGCCGATTTGAGGCCAGGCCGGGGGTCAAGGCCAAGGCCGTGTTTGCAAGCAAGCTGGCCGCCCTGGTGAATGCGGGGGTGCCGATCGTGCGCAGCATCGATCTGATGGCCAGCCAGCAGAAGAAGCCGCTGTTCAAACGGGCCCTTGAATCGGTGAGCCTGGAGCTGAACCAGGGCGTGAGCTTCGGGGATGCGATGCGGCGCTGGCCCAAGGTCTTCGACCGGCTCACGATCGCCATGGTGGAAGCCGGTGAAGCGGGGGGTGTGCTGGACGAAACGCTGCGACGGCTGGCGAAGCTGCTGGAAGCCAATGCCAGGCTGCAGAACCAGATCAGGGGGGCCATGGCCTACCCCCTGGCCGTATTCACGATTGCCATCCTGGTGTTTCTGGGCATGACGATTTTCATCATCCCCACCTTCGCCAAGATCTTCGAAGACCTGGGGGCAGATCTTCCCTGGTTCACCCAGATGATGGTGGATCTCAGCGCCTTGCTGCGATCACCCTTCTCCCTGGTTCTGGCGGCCGCTCTGGTGGTCCTGGCCATCGTGGCCATCAAGTTCTACCAGACCCCCGTCGGCAGACGCCGCATCGATGCCCTGGCCCTGAAACTGCCTCTGTTCGGGGAGCTGATCCAGAAGACCGCCACGGCACAGTTCAGTCGCACCTTCAGCTCCCTGACCAGGGCTGGGGTACCCATCCTTCAAGCGCTTGATGTCGTGAGGGATATCACCTCCAATGCGATCATCTCCGATGCGATCCAAAGCAGCAGGGACGATCTGATTCAGGGGATTCCACTGAGCATTGCCCTGGGACGGAAACGGGTGCTGCCCGAGATGGCCGTCAGCATGCTCTCCATCGGAGAGGAAACCGGAGAAATGGATGCCATGCTTTCCAAGGTGGCCGATTTCTATGAGGATGAAGTCGAGACAGCTGTCAAGGCGCTCACGTCGCTGCTGGAGCCCATGATGATCATCCTGGTGGGCGGCATCGTTGGCGCCATCCTGATCGCCATGTACCTGCCGATGTTCTCGATCTTTGACCAGATCAAGTAA
- a CDS encoding NAD(P)/FAD-dependent oxidoreductase, translated as MLPDRAAVAVVGGGPAGFMAAITAAEAGVRDIHVLEATQEPLQKVRISGGGRCNVTHACWDPHELVGHYPRGQRALRGPFSRFACGDAVAWFDARGLELVEEPDGRLFPRSNRSSSVVATLRSAAAAAGVTVHTGMSVQALLAERGGFGLQVRCSGEQITARHLWARQVVLATGGHPSGRRFATSLGHTPVPPVPSLFTLALADDPLVALAGVTMDPVQLTLELPDGHREHQRGPLLITHWGVSGPATLRLTAFAARSLHAARYRAELVVDWTGGRSEPDLAALFQEARRDQARRQLANARPWPALGRRLWLHLLESRGVDPALRWADLPKRHQQGLIEALRRSRYRVRGRGPFGEEFVTAGGVALGEVNTATMQSRLRPGLYIVGELLDVDGVTGGFNFQHCWSSGWLAGQAVAQAIQGTG; from the coding sequence ATGCTTCCTGATCGGGCGGCAGTGGCGGTGGTCGGCGGGGGCCCGGCCGGCTTCATGGCCGCGATCACCGCGGCCGAGGCCGGCGTGCGCGACATCCATGTGCTGGAGGCCACGCAGGAGCCCCTCCAGAAGGTGCGGATCAGCGGGGGTGGTCGCTGCAACGTGACCCATGCCTGCTGGGATCCCCACGAGCTGGTGGGTCACTATCCCCGGGGGCAGAGGGCCCTGCGGGGCCCCTTCTCGCGGTTCGCCTGCGGGGACGCGGTGGCCTGGTTCGACGCCCGTGGCCTCGAGCTGGTGGAGGAGCCGGATGGACGCCTCTTTCCCCGCTCTAACCGCTCCAGTTCCGTGGTGGCCACCCTGCGCTCGGCCGCGGCCGCGGCGGGGGTGACGGTGCACACCGGCATGAGCGTTCAGGCGCTGCTGGCCGAGCGGGGGGGATTCGGGCTGCAGGTGCGCTGCAGCGGGGAGCAGATCACGGCGAGGCACCTGTGGGCCCGCCAGGTGGTGCTGGCCACGGGAGGGCACCCCAGTGGTCGGCGCTTCGCCACCAGCCTGGGCCACACGCCGGTGCCACCGGTGCCTTCCCTGTTCACCCTGGCTCTGGCGGACGACCCCCTGGTGGCTCTGGCCGGCGTGACGATGGACCCGGTCCAGCTCACCCTGGAACTTCCTGATGGCCACCGTGAGCACCAGCGCGGTCCCCTGCTGATCACCCACTGGGGGGTGAGCGGTCCGGCCACGCTGCGGCTCACGGCCTTCGCAGCGCGCTCACTCCATGCGGCGCGTTACCGGGCCGAGCTGGTGGTGGACTGGACCGGCGGCCGCTCCGAGCCGGACCTGGCGGCGCTCTTCCAGGAGGCCCGCCGCGATCAGGCGCGTCGACAGCTGGCCAACGCCCGCCCCTGGCCGGCCCTCGGTCGTCGCCTCTGGCTGCATCTGCTGGAGAGCCGGGGCGTGGATCCGGCCCTGCGCTGGGCCGACCTTCCCAAGCGCCACCAGCAGGGGTTGATCGAGGCGCTGCGCCGTTCCCGTTACCGGGTGCGGGGGCGTGGTCCCTTCGGGGAGGAATTCGTCACCGCCGGGGGTGTTGCTCTGGGGGAGGTGAACACAGCAACGATGCAGAGCCGCCTGCGGCCGGGGCTCTACATCGTCGGCGAGCTGCTGGATGTGGACGGTGTGACCGGGGGGTTCAACTTCCAGCACTGCTGGAGTTCCGGCTGGCTGGCGGGCCAGGCGGTGGCGCAGGCCATCCAGGGGACTGGATAG
- the dusA gene encoding tRNA dihydrouridine(20/20a) synthase DusA has product MDGAMQQLERPSYRFSVAPMMDYTDRHFRVLMRQITRHSLLYTEMVVARALHHARQAPGAEAPGGRLERLLGFDRIENPIALQVGGDDPALLAEASSLAAAWGYDEINLNVGCPSDKVQRGRFGACLMADPERVAACVAAMADASPLPVTVKHRIGIDHHDSYPQLLTFMDTVAAAGACRFSVHARKAWLEGLDPKQNRTIPPLRYDWVHRLKRDRPQLIVELNGGLETPEACRQQLDHVDGTMVGRAAYAHPLRWAGVDRSIHGDATRGEARASEVVRGLVPHAERWCSRGGRLWAIARHLVHVVEGVPGARRWRQALTEAASQPGAGPEVLERASQPLEAAGH; this is encoded by the coding sequence ATGGATGGGGCAATGCAGCAGCTCGAGAGGCCCAGTTACCGCTTCAGCGTGGCGCCGATGATGGACTACACCGATCGGCATTTCCGGGTGCTGATGCGGCAGATCACCCGGCACAGCCTCCTGTACACGGAGATGGTGGTGGCCCGAGCGCTGCACCACGCCCGCCAGGCCCCCGGCGCCGAGGCACCGGGGGGGCGGCTGGAGCGGCTGCTGGGCTTCGACAGGATCGAGAACCCCATCGCCCTGCAGGTGGGTGGTGACGACCCCGCCCTGCTGGCGGAGGCCAGCAGCCTGGCGGCGGCCTGGGGCTACGACGAGATCAACCTCAACGTGGGCTGCCCCAGCGACAAGGTGCAACGGGGGCGTTTCGGAGCCTGTCTGATGGCAGACCCTGAGCGGGTGGCCGCCTGCGTTGCCGCGATGGCCGACGCCTCCCCCCTGCCGGTGACCGTGAAACACCGGATCGGGATCGACCATCACGACTCCTACCCCCAGCTGCTGACGTTCATGGACACCGTGGCTGCCGCAGGCGCCTGCCGCTTCAGCGTGCATGCCCGCAAGGCCTGGCTCGAGGGCCTCGACCCCAAGCAGAACCGCACGATTCCGCCCCTGCGCTACGACTGGGTGCACCGGCTCAAGCGGGACAGGCCCCAGCTGATCGTGGAGCTCAACGGCGGTCTGGAGACCCCGGAAGCCTGCCGGCAGCAGCTCGACCATGTGGACGGCACCATGGTGGGCCGCGCCGCCTACGCCCACCCGCTGCGCTGGGCGGGCGTGGATCGCAGCATCCACGGCGATGCCACCCGGGGGGAGGCCAGGGCCTCGGAGGTGGTGCGGGGCCTGGTGCCCCACGCCGAGCGCTGGTGCAGCCGCGGGGGCCGGCTCTGGGCGATCGCCCGCCATCTGGTGCACGTGGTGGAGGGGGTGCCCGGCGCCCGGCGCTGGCGCCAGGCGCTCACGGAGGCGGCCAGCCAGCCGGGAGCGGGTCCTGAGGTCCTGGAGCGGGCGTCCCAACCTCTGGAGGCCGCGGGCCACTGA
- a CDS encoding RNA-binding protein, with protein sequence MSIFVGNLPFRAEQEDVAELFAPFGEVVNCALPLERDTGRKRGFAFVEMADPEAESRAIEALQGSELMGRPLRINKAEPRGAAPRRGGYGGGGGGAGGYGGGTTPGGAGGGGYSRAGAGSAGQDRGSGARGWEDRSYGGGHGGGSEGFEAGRTRRRRSSGYAADDTGGGAEG encoded by the coding sequence GTGAGCATCTTTGTCGGCAATCTGCCCTTCCGCGCGGAGCAGGAGGATGTGGCGGAGCTGTTTGCACCCTTCGGTGAGGTGGTGAACTGTGCGCTGCCCCTGGAGCGCGACACGGGCCGCAAGCGGGGCTTCGCCTTCGTGGAGATGGCTGATCCCGAGGCGGAATCCCGGGCCATCGAGGCGCTGCAGGGCAGCGAGCTGATGGGTCGCCCCCTGCGGATCAACAAGGCCGAGCCCCGCGGTGCTGCACCACGGCGTGGCGGCTACGGCGGTGGCGGCGGTGGTGCCGGTGGCTATGGCGGCGGCACCACCCCCGGTGGAGCCGGGGGTGGGGGGTACAGCCGGGCCGGGGCTGGTTCCGCCGGGCAGGACCGCGGCTCCGGCGCCCGCGGCTGGGAAGACCGCAGCTACGGCGGTGGCCATGGCGGTGGGTCCGAAGGCTTCGAGGCTGGCCGCACCCGCAGGCGGCGCAGCAGTGGTTACGCCGCCGACGACACCGGGGGCGGCGCCGAGGGCTGA
- the argH gene encoding argininosuccinate lyase, with product MAAASSPSQPSGATSGVTGGEAAGWSNRFEQGLHPAIERFNASIGFDIALLQEDLDGSIAHARMLGRCGVIPGVEADRLIEGLEAIRAEAAAGRFQPGIEAEDVHFAVERRLIELLGPLGKKLHTGRSRNDQVGTDLRLWLRRRIDAIDAALVRYERALLAQAERHADTLIPGYTHLQRAQPVCLAHHLLAYIAMAERDRERLRDVRRRVNICPLGAAALAGTPVPIDRRQTAAELGFEAVYGNSLDAVSDRDFTVEFMAAASLVLAHLSRLSEEVILWASEEFGFIGLTDRCATGSSLMPQKKNPDVPELVRGKSGRVFGHLVGLLTMIKGLPLAYNKDFQEDKEALFDGVATVLACLEAMAVLLEEGLEFRPQRLEAAVAADFSNATDVADYLVARGVPFREAYQLVGGLVKRCLQEGVLLRDLPLERWQALHPAFAEDIYAAIDPRQVVAARRSEGGTAFEQVAVQLEAARRLLQP from the coding sequence ATGGCCGCCGCTTCCTCCCCATCCCAGCCCAGCGGCGCCACCAGTGGTGTCACCGGGGGAGAGGCCGCCGGCTGGAGCAACCGCTTCGAGCAGGGCCTGCATCCGGCCATCGAGCGGTTCAACGCCTCGATCGGGTTCGACATCGCGCTCCTGCAGGAAGATCTGGATGGCTCGATCGCCCACGCCCGCATGCTGGGCCGCTGCGGGGTGATCCCCGGCGTGGAGGCCGACCGGTTGATCGAAGGTCTGGAGGCCATCCGGGCCGAGGCGGCCGCCGGCCGTTTCCAGCCCGGCATCGAGGCGGAGGATGTCCACTTCGCGGTGGAACGGCGCCTGATCGAGCTGCTCGGGCCCCTGGGCAAGAAGCTCCACACCGGCCGCTCCCGCAACGACCAGGTGGGCACCGACCTGCGGCTGTGGCTGCGGCGGCGCATCGATGCCATCGATGCGGCCCTGGTGCGCTACGAGCGGGCCCTGCTGGCCCAGGCCGAGCGCCATGCCGACACCCTGATCCCCGGTTACACCCACCTGCAGCGGGCCCAGCCGGTGTGCCTGGCCCACCATCTGCTTGCCTACATCGCCATGGCGGAGCGCGACCGGGAGCGCCTGCGCGACGTGCGCCGCCGGGTGAACATCTGCCCCCTCGGCGCGGCGGCCCTGGCCGGGACCCCGGTGCCGATCGACCGCCGTCAGACCGCGGCGGAACTCGGCTTCGAGGCGGTCTACGGCAACAGTCTCGATGCGGTGAGCGACCGGGACTTCACGGTGGAGTTCATGGCGGCGGCCTCGCTGGTGCTGGCGCACCTCAGTCGCCTCAGTGAGGAGGTGATTCTCTGGGCCAGTGAGGAGTTCGGCTTCATCGGCCTCACCGACCGCTGCGCCACCGGCAGCAGCCTGATGCCGCAGAAGAAGAATCCCGATGTGCCCGAACTGGTGCGGGGCAAGAGCGGCCGGGTGTTCGGCCATCTCGTGGGCCTGCTCACCATGATCAAGGGCCTGCCCCTGGCCTACAACAAGGACTTCCAGGAAGACAAGGAGGCCCTGTTCGACGGCGTGGCCACCGTGCTCGCCTGCCTGGAGGCGATGGCGGTCCTGCTGGAGGAGGGTCTGGAGTTCCGCCCGCAGCGCCTGGAGGCCGCCGTGGCGGCGGATTTCTCCAACGCCACCGATGTGGCCGACTATCTCGTGGCCCGCGGGGTGCCCTTCCGTGAGGCCTACCAGCTGGTGGGGGGGCTGGTGAAGCGCTGCCTGCAGGAGGGTGTGCTGCTGCGCGATCTGCCCCTGGAGCGCTGGCAGGCCCTGCACCCCGCCTTTGCCGAGGACATCTACGCGGCGATCGATCCACGCCAGGTGGTGGCGGCCCGCCGCAGTGAGGGGGGCACGGCCTTCGAGCAGGTGGCGGTTCAGCTCGAGGCGGCCCGCCGCCTGCTGCAGCCCTGA
- a CDS encoding PP2C family protein-serine/threonine phosphatase, translating to MRQLLDSLNREQRRNQELLASLGFALRSVTNLGRLLELVPLVASRLVEADGAVLLVFREDGRLWREQLQATPYDRCRELLHQLAAQPDPEAAAIGNDPAAPALLDQRVGRLLDGAQVFATSVVCRSHQRGRLYVFSQRPGFCWSEVHRRHVQLVADLVGMALENDTLLQDMRRHERVDRQLSIGAEVQGQLLPDRCPVIEGIELAARCRPAFQVGGDYYDFIPTRPVGAGRPREKERWALVMGDVMGKGVPAGLLMSLLRGMLRAEVLSGHPPDRILHDLNQLAQEDLAHSHRFVTLFYSDYDPRTRLLRYGNAAHNPPLLWRRHGDRIQRLDAPGLLIGLQSEAEYGVDATVLDPGDVVLYYTDGLTEATGLNGERYEETRLVESFRGACREGLGAQQILERLFERLDRFVGAQRHLDDDASIVVLKVRDELVLPTLPPFGS from the coding sequence GTGCGGCAGCTGCTGGACAGCCTCAACCGGGAGCAGCGCCGCAACCAGGAGCTGCTGGCTTCCCTGGGCTTCGCCCTGCGCAGCGTCACCAACCTCGGCCGCCTGCTGGAGCTGGTGCCGCTGGTGGCTTCACGCCTGGTGGAGGCCGATGGCGCGGTGCTGCTGGTGTTCCGCGAGGACGGCCGCCTCTGGCGGGAGCAGCTCCAGGCCACCCCCTACGACCGCTGCCGCGAGCTGCTGCATCAGCTGGCGGCCCAGCCCGACCCTGAGGCCGCGGCCATCGGCAACGACCCCGCGGCGCCCGCCCTGCTGGATCAGCGGGTGGGGCGTCTCCTCGACGGTGCCCAGGTGTTCGCCACCTCGGTGGTGTGCCGCAGCCATCAGCGCGGACGCCTCTACGTGTTCAGCCAGCGGCCCGGCTTCTGCTGGAGTGAGGTGCACCGCCGCCATGTGCAGCTGGTGGCGGATCTGGTGGGCATGGCCCTGGAGAACGACACCCTGCTCCAGGACATGCGGCGGCATGAGCGGGTGGATCGCCAGCTGAGCATCGGTGCCGAGGTGCAGGGGCAGCTGCTGCCGGATCGCTGCCCGGTGATCGAGGGGATCGAGCTGGCGGCCCGCTGCCGGCCGGCCTTCCAGGTGGGGGGCGACTACTACGACTTCATTCCCACCCGCCCCGTGGGCGCGGGCCGGCCCCGGGAGAAGGAGCGCTGGGCGCTGGTGATGGGCGACGTGATGGGCAAGGGCGTGCCTGCCGGTCTGCTGATGTCGCTGCTGCGCGGCATGCTGCGGGCCGAGGTGCTGAGCGGCCATCCTCCGGACCGGATCCTGCACGACCTCAACCAGCTGGCCCAGGAGGACCTGGCCCATTCCCACCGTTTCGTCACCCTCTTCTATTCCGACTACGACCCCCGCACGCGCCTGCTGCGCTATGGCAACGCGGCCCACAACCCTCCGCTGCTGTGGCGCCGCCACGGCGATCGCATCCAGCGGCTCGATGCTCCCGGCCTGCTGATCGGTCTGCAGAGCGAAGCGGAGTATGGGGTGGATGCCACCGTGCTCGATCCCGGCGATGTGGTGCTCTATTACACCGACGGCCTCACCGAGGCCACGGGCCTCAACGGGGAGCGCTACGAGGAAACCCGTCTCGTGGAGAGTTTCCGCGGCGCCTGCAGGGAGGGTCTGGGGGCCCAGCAGATCCTCGAGCGGTTGTTCGAGCGCCTCGATCGCTTCGTGGGGGCCCAGCGCCACCTCGACGATGACGCCTCGATCGTGGTGCTGAAGGTGCGCGACGAGCTGGTGCTGCCCACCCTGCCGCCGTTTGGGAGCTGA